A portion of the Candidatus Binataceae bacterium genome contains these proteins:
- a CDS encoding DEAD/DEAH box helicase, with amino-acid sequence MPFNSFHLAPELKRAIGDCGYHQPTPVQSETIPIALEGRDLVVSAETGSGKTAAFLIPLIERLHRKPRRPQSALVITPTRELAAQVANEFKLLARHTGLRAAVIVGGESMRRQIDELRAGAQVLIACPGRLIDLMEQGHVKLAHAEVVVIDEADRLLDMGFLPQLRRVMRAVPGERQTMMFSATMGAGPEAIAREFLRHPERITIGKKAAPPPTIRQTIYPVQWADKEAMLLEILAKPEVHSAIVFTRTRVRADHIGKVLKRNAVRAAVIHGERSQAERNAALKSFKQGACRVMVATDVAARGLDIPGVSHVINFDLPEDAESYIHRIGRTARMGREGEAISLVTPQERVALGQIERSLGEEIKRQSLEGFEAPEVKAPRPVTLFSSSGIRSRARVRSRWG; translated from the coding sequence TTGCCCTTCAATTCGTTTCACCTCGCGCCCGAACTCAAACGTGCCATCGGCGACTGCGGCTATCATCAGCCCACGCCGGTCCAGAGCGAGACCATTCCGATCGCCCTTGAGGGGCGCGACCTGGTGGTCAGCGCCGAGACCGGCAGCGGCAAGACCGCGGCCTTCCTCATCCCGCTCATCGAACGGCTCCATCGCAAACCGCGCCGGCCGCAAAGCGCGCTGGTAATAACGCCGACGCGCGAGCTGGCCGCCCAGGTCGCCAACGAGTTCAAGCTGCTCGCGCGCCACACCGGACTGCGCGCGGCGGTGATCGTCGGCGGCGAGTCGATGCGCCGGCAGATCGACGAGCTGCGCGCCGGCGCGCAGGTGCTGATCGCGTGCCCTGGCCGGCTGATCGACCTGATGGAGCAGGGACACGTCAAGCTCGCCCACGCCGAAGTGGTGGTAATCGACGAGGCCGACCGCCTGCTTGACATGGGCTTCCTGCCGCAGTTGCGGCGCGTGATGCGGGCGGTGCCGGGCGAGCGACAGACGATGATGTTCTCGGCGACGATGGGTGCGGGGCCGGAAGCGATCGCGCGCGAGTTCCTGCGCCATCCGGAGCGCATCACCATCGGCAAAAAGGCCGCGCCGCCGCCGACCATCCGCCAGACCATCTATCCGGTCCAGTGGGCCGACAAGGAGGCGATGTTGCTGGAGATCCTGGCCAAGCCCGAGGTCCACAGCGCCATCGTCTTCACCCGCACCCGCGTGCGCGCCGATCATATCGGCAAGGTGCTCAAGCGCAACGCCGTGCGCGCCGCCGTGATCCACGGCGAGCGCTCGCAGGCCGAGCGCAACGCTGCGCTCAAGTCGTTCAAGCAGGGGGCTTGCCGCGTGATGGTGGCGACCGACGTCGCCGCGCGCGGGCTCGACATCCCGGGCGTCTCGCACGTCATCAACTTCGACCTCCCCGAGGATGCCGAAAGCTACATCCACCGCATCGGGCGCACGGCGCGGATGGGGCGCGAGGGCGAGGCGATAAGCCTGGTCACTCCGCAGGAGCGCGTCGCGCTGGGCCAGATCGAGCGCTCGCTGGGCGAGGAGATCAAGCGCCAGAGCCTCGAGGGCTTCGAGGCGCCCGAGGTCAAGGCGCCGCGGCCGGTGACGTTGTTCAGCTCCTCGGGCATCCGCTCGCGCGCCCGCGTCCGCTCGCGCTGGGGCTAG
- a CDS encoding TIGR00730 family Rossman fold protein, producing MTIRRVCVYCASSRQCDPTYHQAAARLGHELARAGITVVYGGGSVGSMGHLASAALAAGGRVVGVIPQFMYDLEWAHPGLSELVVVNDMHERKRLMIDAVDAVVALPGGCGTFEELFEAITWKRLGLFGGAIVIVNTAGFYRPLVELLEAAVAKRFMDRRHLQMWSVVEEPEQVLEAIRSAPAWPHDNRRFAAL from the coding sequence ATGACGATCCGGCGGGTATGCGTTTATTGTGCCTCGAGCCGCCAGTGTGATCCGACCTACCATCAGGCCGCCGCGCGGCTCGGACACGAGCTGGCGCGCGCGGGAATCACCGTGGTGTATGGCGGTGGCAGCGTGGGCTCGATGGGCCATCTGGCGAGCGCGGCGCTGGCCGCCGGCGGACGCGTGGTCGGAGTGATTCCGCAATTCATGTACGACCTCGAATGGGCGCACCCCGGGCTGAGCGAGCTGGTCGTGGTCAATGACATGCACGAGCGCAAGCGCCTGATGATCGACGCCGTGGACGCGGTGGTCGCACTGCCCGGTGGATGCGGCACGTTCGAGGAACTGTTCGAGGCAATTACATGGAAGCGGCTCGGACTGTTCGGCGGCGCGATCGTGATCGTCAACACCGCCGGCTTCTACCGCCCGCTGGTCGAGCTGCTCGAGGCTGCGGTCGCAAAGCGCTTCATGGACCGCCGCCATCTCCAGATGTGGTCGGTGGTCGAGGAACCCGAGCAGGTGCTGGAGGCGATCCGGAGCGCGCCGGCGTGGCCACACGACAATCGGCGTTTCGCTGCGCTATGA
- a CDS encoding MMPL family transporter, with protein sequence MATASGEQDRGMGAFIVRNRAPVGGVLLAITLFMAFWAAHVPIATRFEDLFPAGHPNVLLYRKFRRQYGGAQQLVLMLRVGRGDIFNFRTLQAIQDMTREVDKLPGVNHNEVFSLASYRVLYARAEPGALVSSPYMYPHVPRTPQQLDALKGVVRSHLQQLAGLVTRDERGAVVIASFNESGLDYKALFDGVERIIAEHEDANTRIYASGAAMFAAWGYHYLARIGLIFLLSAALMALLAFVALGRRTGWWAPLATGACSTIWGLGFVGMRGFNFDPVMLVVPFILTARDLGHGIQWHGQYYEELDRHGDNLRACAATFDAMAAPGLLAVLANVAGIVFVALSDVPALRQIGLGGAVWLGASLAMVFVFQPLLMSYLPTPQRRRSPLLDRLDGAAARWRAPVGRLAAFPTRPGFGRGVLIAAGVGVMIAAIAAAREVRVGYQTAGTPIYRPEAKINRDTAEIGKLLPTNSGWVIVDGPGYPSSQSAVGIETLRMADDLASYLMARGDAVAVLGFGTLASKPMNMLLHNGYPKYFALPNTNQLSANLWGFFFAAAAPDEPQAYFAYAPAMNNTCIRLLLPDHTNARLIRLRRDLDAFARERVANDPALDQVKVRYLGGEAGLYLATDDVMARINRTNLELVLAAILLCCALIFRSLAAGIVFALACVMANFGAFLYMNARGIGLTVDTIPVISLGVGLGIDYAIYTVARIRDEVRQGRALDDATVAALRTTGVWVFATYVVMAGGMAPWVFSPLLFHNEMSSMLILLMTANLIVGLFILPAFVAWRRPRFIVRYESASLSAAAPSAVLAGARSR encoded by the coding sequence ATGGCGACTGCCAGCGGCGAGCAAGACCGGGGGATGGGCGCATTCATCGTACGCAATCGCGCGCCCGTCGGGGGCGTGCTGCTCGCGATCACGCTGTTCATGGCGTTCTGGGCGGCGCACGTCCCGATTGCTACCCGCTTCGAGGATCTGTTTCCCGCCGGCCACCCCAACGTGCTGCTCTATCGTAAGTTCCGCCGCCAGTACGGCGGGGCGCAGCAGCTGGTGCTGATGCTGCGCGTCGGCCGCGGCGACATCTTCAACTTCCGCACCTTGCAGGCGATCCAGGACATGACGCGCGAGGTGGACAAGCTGCCCGGCGTCAATCATAACGAGGTCTTCTCGCTCGCTTCCTACCGCGTACTCTACGCGCGCGCCGAGCCCGGCGCGCTGGTCTCCTCGCCCTATATGTATCCGCACGTGCCGCGCACGCCGCAGCAGCTCGACGCGCTCAAAGGCGTCGTACGCTCCCATCTCCAGCAGCTCGCCGGCCTAGTCACGCGCGATGAGCGCGGCGCGGTTGTGATCGCGAGCTTCAACGAGAGCGGGCTCGACTACAAGGCGCTGTTCGACGGCGTCGAGCGGATAATCGCCGAGCATGAGGACGCTAACACGCGGATCTACGCGAGCGGCGCCGCGATGTTCGCGGCGTGGGGCTACCATTACCTCGCCCGCATCGGACTAATCTTCCTGCTCTCGGCCGCGCTGATGGCGCTGCTCGCGTTCGTCGCGCTGGGACGGCGCACCGGATGGTGGGCGCCGCTCGCGACCGGGGCGTGCTCGACGATCTGGGGGCTCGGCTTCGTCGGGATGCGCGGCTTCAACTTCGACCCGGTGATGCTGGTGGTGCCGTTTATCCTTACCGCGCGCGACCTCGGCCACGGCATCCAGTGGCACGGCCAATACTACGAGGAACTCGACCGCCACGGCGACAATCTGCGCGCCTGCGCGGCGACGTTCGACGCGATGGCGGCGCCGGGGCTGCTCGCGGTGCTTGCCAACGTCGCCGGCATCGTGTTCGTCGCGCTCAGCGACGTTCCGGCCCTGCGCCAGATCGGACTTGGCGGCGCGGTGTGGCTGGGCGCAAGCCTGGCGATGGTGTTCGTTTTCCAGCCGCTCCTGATGAGCTACCTGCCGACGCCACAGCGGCGCAGATCGCCGCTGCTCGACCGCTTGGACGGCGCGGCCGCTCGATGGCGCGCGCCGGTCGGACGGCTGGCCGCCTTCCCGACTCGTCCGGGCTTTGGACGCGGCGTGCTCATCGCCGCCGGCGTCGGGGTGATGATCGCCGCAATCGCGGCCGCGCGCGAGGTGCGCGTCGGCTACCAGACCGCGGGCACTCCGATCTATCGGCCCGAGGCGAAGATTAACCGCGACACCGCCGAGATCGGCAAGCTTCTGCCGACCAACTCGGGATGGGTAATCGTGGACGGACCCGGCTACCCGAGCTCGCAATCGGCGGTAGGGATCGAGACCCTGCGGATGGCCGACGACCTCGCCAGCTACCTGATGGCGCGCGGCGACGCGGTCGCGGTGCTCGGCTTCGGCACGCTGGCGAGCAAGCCGATGAACATGCTGCTGCACAACGGCTATCCCAAGTACTTTGCACTGCCCAACACCAATCAGCTCAGCGCCAATTTGTGGGGATTCTTCTTCGCGGCGGCCGCCCCCGACGAGCCGCAGGCCTACTTCGCCTACGCGCCGGCGATGAACAACACCTGTATCCGCCTGCTCCTGCCCGACCATACCAATGCCCGCCTGATCCGCCTGCGCCGCGACCTCGACGCTTTCGCCCGCGAGCGCGTCGCCAACGACCCTGCGCTCGACCAGGTAAAGGTGCGCTATCTCGGCGGCGAGGCCGGGCTGTATCTGGCCACCGACGACGTGATGGCGCGGATCAACCGGACCAACCTCGAACTGGTGCTAGCGGCGATCCTGCTGTGCTGCGCACTGATTTTCCGCTCGCTCGCCGCGGGGATTGTTTTCGCGCTGGCGTGCGTGATGGCGAACTTCGGCGCCTTCCTTTACATGAACGCGCGCGGGATCGGCCTGACCGTCGATACTATCCCGGTTATCTCACTGGGTGTCGGACTGGGTATCGACTACGCGATCTACACGGTCGCGCGCATCCGCGACGAAGTGCGCCAAGGGCGCGCGTTGGACGACGCGACCGTGGCCGCTCTGCGCACAACCGGCGTGTGGGTGTTCGCGACCTACGTGGTGATGGCGGGCGGGATGGCGCCGTGGGTGTTCTCGCCGCTGCTGTTTCACAACGAGATGAGCTCGATGCTCATCCTGCTGATGACGGCCAACCTGATCGTCGGACTGTTCATCCTGCCCGCATTCGTCGCCTGGCGCCGCCCGCGGTTTATCGTGCGGTACGAATCCGCGAGTTTGTCCGCCGCCGCGCCGTCCGCCGTGTTAGCCGGCGCCCGCTCCCGCTAG
- a CDS encoding tetratricopeptide repeat protein, whose translation MASTLSASRVSPAFAAVFGGILVVGLAASVFILRKLPQHQQELASAASRATTASNLPPGHPQLKLPDEARKLIADIQAKAEAAPNDVAAWNRLGQVAERAAMFDQAYYATAERAFAHALKLDPDNLDALRGTGNLDYDRHRYDEAIAAYEHYLDRKPDDPRVRTDLGTMYLSSGNADLAMVEYKKVIAKHPKFFEAYFNLGVAYAEQEDKPTARSYFLKARELAPDDRTRSEIDQMLATVGGVEGGETAVAAQAGAAGSASGESAATFKGAFERMVRALPIAGAKVHAVQWTGDDQARMLMDNFPMDQMPPFAAKRFLDDLRSGTRDLMSDHHVAGPVTVEIADAASNRVMRSLTVDADAAAPSNVASAASAPSSSATFQDAVAAMMRNLPVAGRKVAAVQWASKTRARVMMDNFPMGAMPPFARDKFIADIKAGLQTAKAAHNVTGTVTVDLADAQSGRVMESVSE comes from the coding sequence ATGGCTTCTACCCTCTCCGCATCGCGCGTCAGCCCGGCCTTCGCCGCCGTCTTCGGCGGCATCCTGGTCGTGGGACTCGCCGCCTCCGTTTTCATTCTGCGCAAGCTACCCCAGCATCAGCAGGAACTAGCCAGCGCCGCCAGCCGCGCCACTACCGCCAGCAACCTGCCGCCCGGCCATCCGCAGCTCAAGCTCCCCGACGAAGCCCGCAAGCTCATCGCCGACATCCAGGCCAAGGCCGAGGCCGCCCCCAACGACGTCGCCGCATGGAACCGCCTCGGCCAGGTCGCTGAGCGCGCCGCGATGTTCGACCAGGCCTACTACGCGACCGCCGAGCGCGCCTTCGCCCATGCGCTCAAGCTCGATCCCGACAACCTCGACGCCCTGCGCGGGACGGGCAACCTCGACTACGACCGCCATCGCTACGATGAGGCGATTGCGGCGTACGAGCACTACCTCGACCGCAAGCCCGACGACCCGCGCGTGCGCACCGACCTCGGCACAATGTACCTCTCCAGCGGCAACGCCGATCTCGCGATGGTCGAATACAAGAAGGTCATCGCGAAGCATCCGAAGTTCTTCGAAGCCTACTTCAACCTCGGCGTGGCTTACGCCGAACAGGAGGACAAGCCGACCGCGCGCAGCTACTTCCTGAAGGCGCGCGAGCTTGCGCCCGACGATCGCACGCGCAGCGAGATCGACCAGATGCTCGCAACCGTCGGTGGCGTCGAGGGCGGCGAGACCGCCGTCGCCGCACAAGCGGGCGCGGCCGGCAGTGCGAGCGGCGAGAGCGCGGCGACGTTCAAGGGCGCCTTCGAGCGGATGGTGCGGGCGCTGCCGATCGCGGGCGCCAAGGTGCATGCCGTGCAATGGACCGGCGACGACCAAGCGCGGATGCTGATGGACAATTTTCCGATGGACCAGATGCCGCCGTTCGCCGCGAAGCGCTTTCTTGACGACTTGCGCTCGGGCACACGCGACCTGATGAGCGACCATCACGTCGCCGGCCCGGTGACGGTCGAGATCGCCGATGCGGCGAGCAACCGCGTGATGCGCTCGCTGACCGTCGATGCGGACGCCGCCGCTCCCTCGAATGTCGCCTCGGCCGCCTCCGCGCCGTCATCCTCGGCGACATTCCAGGACGCGGTTGCCGCGATGATGCGCAATCTGCCGGTGGCGGGCCGCAAAGTCGCCGCGGTCCAGTGGGCGTCGAAAACGCGGGCGCGGGTAATGATGGACAACTTTCCGATGGGCGCGATGCCGCCGTTTGCGCGCGACAAGTTCATCGCCGACATCAAGGCCGGCCTGCAAACCGCCAAGGCCGCGCACAACGTCACCGGCACGGTGACCGTCGATCTCGCCGACGCCCAAAGCGGCCGCGTGATGGAATCCGTCAGCGAGTAG